One Mycolicibacterium parafortuitum DNA segment encodes these proteins:
- a CDS encoding ATP-dependent helicase, with product MSAPHTELTPDALGRRDMRGTVRVLGGPGTGKSSLLVDTAVAQIAAGRDPESVLLLTGSSRLSARVRASITSALLGAGGREAVREPLVRTVHSYAFAVLRLAAQRNGSPPPRLITSAEQDGIIRELLAGDVEDGDASPVRWPQRLRPALTTVGFATELRDLMARCSERGIDPVALQRIGRQAGRPEWQAAGRFAQAYEQIMLLRSAVGMAAPQATVPALGAAELVGAALEAFAMDAELLAAERARVQLLLVDDAQHLDPQAARLVQVLAAGAELTVIAGDPQQTVFGYRGADPALLRGDGAALTLTRSHRCVAPVADAIAAVARRLPGPDATRDYTGCDGPGSVAVRIAASPHAEATLIADALRRAHLVDGVPWAQMAVIVRSVPRMGDSLGRALTAAGVPVDEPHTDVPLANQPAVRALLTVLEATEDRLDGERALALVTGPIGRVDPVSLRQLRRSLRRATPDSDSSFGELLVDALRRDAGQLPDEQARALRRVRAVLTAARRSAQDGCDPRHTLWQAWNRSGLQKRWLAAAERGGPAAAQADRDLDAVTALFDVAEQYVDRTAGASLRGLVDHITGLSLPPGRGDERDGDGVALVSAHSALGREWEFVVLAGMQEGLWPNVSPRGGVLATQHLVDVIDGVAAEGQRLSSRAPLLAEERRLLIAAMGRARSRLLVTAVDSDSGDDAMLPSSFCAELTAVATEPVPEPALPIRAPRVLAPAALVGRLRSVVCAAPDAVTDSERACAAAQLARLAEAGVHGAHPASWYGARELSTQEPLWDGDDHVVTLSPSTLQMLSDCPLRWLLERHGGARSRDVRSTLGSLVHALVSESAKPESVLLNDLEKVWKKLPFDAQWHSDNELSRHLEMLETFLRWRTDSRAQLTEVGTEIDVDGVVGDADGDGPAVRIRGRLDRLERDSEGRLVVVDIKTGKSPVTKGDAQEHAQLALYQLAVAAGLVSDGDQPGGGRLVYLGKTTGGAATERHQDPMTAQGREHWQTEIHQAAAATQGPEFVARVNDGCAHCPVRAMCPAQDTRSDT from the coding sequence ATGTCCGCGCCACACACCGAACTGACGCCCGATGCCCTCGGCCGACGGGACATGCGGGGCACCGTTCGCGTGCTGGGCGGGCCGGGCACCGGCAAGAGCAGCCTGCTCGTCGACACTGCGGTCGCCCAGATCGCGGCGGGCCGTGATCCGGAATCGGTTCTGCTGCTGACGGGTTCATCCCGGCTGAGCGCGCGGGTGCGGGCGTCGATCACGTCGGCGCTGCTGGGTGCTGGGGGGCGGGAGGCGGTTCGTGAGCCGCTGGTACGGACCGTGCACTCCTATGCCTTCGCGGTGCTGCGGCTGGCCGCACAGCGCAACGGCAGCCCGCCGCCGCGGTTGATCACCAGCGCCGAACAGGACGGCATCATCCGTGAGCTGCTCGCCGGTGACGTCGAGGACGGCGACGCGTCCCCGGTGCGGTGGCCGCAGCGGCTGCGTCCGGCGTTGACCACAGTCGGCTTCGCCACCGAGTTGCGTGACCTGATGGCGCGGTGCAGTGAGCGCGGCATCGATCCGGTTGCGTTGCAACGCATCGGACGTCAGGCCGGTCGCCCGGAATGGCAGGCCGCGGGCCGTTTCGCGCAGGCCTACGAGCAGATCATGCTGCTGCGTTCGGCGGTGGGCATGGCGGCGCCGCAGGCGACGGTGCCCGCTCTCGGTGCCGCCGAGCTCGTCGGCGCCGCGCTGGAGGCCTTCGCGATGGACGCCGAGCTGCTGGCCGCCGAACGCGCGCGGGTGCAACTGCTGCTCGTCGACGACGCCCAGCACCTGGATCCGCAGGCCGCGCGCCTGGTGCAGGTGCTCGCGGCGGGCGCGGAGCTGACGGTGATCGCCGGCGATCCACAGCAGACGGTGTTCGGGTACCGCGGCGCCGATCCTGCGCTGCTGCGCGGAGACGGTGCCGCGCTGACGCTGACCCGCTCGCATCGGTGCGTGGCACCGGTGGCCGACGCGATCGCCGCGGTCGCGCGGCGACTGCCCGGACCCGACGCCACGCGCGACTACACCGGGTGCGACGGACCGGGTTCGGTGGCCGTGCGTATCGCGGCGTCGCCGCACGCCGAGGCGACGCTGATCGCCGACGCGCTGCGGCGCGCCCACCTCGTCGACGGCGTGCCGTGGGCGCAGATGGCGGTGATCGTGCGCTCCGTGCCGCGGATGGGGGATTCGCTGGGGCGGGCGCTGACCGCGGCGGGGGTGCCCGTCGACGAACCGCACACCGATGTGCCGCTGGCGAATCAGCCGGCGGTCCGCGCGCTGCTGACGGTGCTGGAGGCCACCGAGGATCGGCTCGACGGGGAGCGCGCGCTGGCGTTGGTGACGGGCCCGATCGGGCGGGTCGATCCGGTGTCGCTGCGGCAGCTGCGCCGGTCGCTGCGGCGTGCGACACCCGACAGCGACAGTAGTTTCGGCGAGCTGCTGGTCGACGCGCTGCGGCGCGATGCCGGGCAGCTGCCCGACGAGCAGGCCCGCGCGTTGCGCCGGGTCCGCGCCGTGCTGACCGCCGCCCGGCGCAGCGCCCAGGACGGCTGCGATCCGCGGCACACGCTGTGGCAGGCGTGGAACCGTTCCGGGCTGCAGAAGCGCTGGCTGGCCGCGGCCGAACGGGGCGGGCCCGCTGCCGCGCAGGCCGACCGTGACCTTGATGCGGTCACCGCGCTGTTCGACGTCGCCGAGCAGTACGTCGATCGCACCGCGGGCGCATCGCTGCGCGGGCTGGTCGACCACATCACCGGGTTGTCGCTACCCCCGGGCCGTGGCGACGAGCGCGACGGTGACGGGGTCGCACTGGTCAGCGCGCACTCCGCGCTGGGCCGCGAATGGGAGTTCGTGGTCCTCGCCGGCATGCAGGAAGGGCTGTGGCCCAACGTCTCTCCGCGCGGCGGGGTGCTGGCCACCCAGCATCTGGTCGACGTCATCGACGGGGTGGCCGCCGAGGGGCAGCGGCTGTCCAGCCGCGCACCGCTGCTGGCCGAGGAACGCAGGCTGCTGATCGCCGCGATGGGCCGGGCCCGCAGCCGGCTGCTCGTCACCGCGGTCGACAGCGACTCCGGCGACGACGCGATGCTGCCGTCGTCGTTCTGCGCCGAGCTCACCGCGGTGGCCACCGAACCCGTCCCTGAGCCGGCGCTGCCGATCCGCGCGCCCCGCGTGCTCGCGCCCGCAGCGCTGGTCGGCCGGCTGCGGTCGGTGGTGTGCGCCGCACCCGACGCCGTCACCGACAGTGAGCGAGCCTGTGCCGCGGCACAGTTGGCGAGGCTCGCCGAGGCCGGCGTGCACGGTGCCCATCCGGCGTCCTGGTACGGGGCCCGCGAACTGTCCACGCAGGAGCCACTGTGGGACGGCGACGACCATGTGGTCACGCTGTCACCGTCGACGCTGCAGATGCTGTCCGATTGTCCGCTGCGCTGGCTGTTGGAACGCCACGGCGGTGCGCGGAGCCGCGATGTGCGCTCGACGCTGGGGTCGCTGGTGCACGCGCTGGTGTCGGAGTCGGCGAAGCCGGAGTCGGTACTGCTCAATGATCTCGAAAAGGTCTGGAAAAAACTGCCTTTCGATGCCCAGTGGCACTCCGACAACGAGCTGTCCCGGCATCTGGAGATGCTGGAGACCTTCCTGCGGTGGCGCACTGACAGCCGGGCGCAGCTCACCGAGGTCGGCACCGAGATCGACGTCGACGGGGTGGTCGGTGATGCCGACGGTGACGGGCCCGCGGTGCGGATCCGGGGCCGGCTGGACCGGCTGGAGCGCGACAGCGAGGGCCGCCTCGTCGTCGTCGACATCAAGACCGGGAAGAGCCCGGTCACCAAGGGCGACGCCCAAGAGCACGCCCAGCTGGCGCTGTACCAGCTGGCCGTCGCCGCCGGCCTTGTCTCCGACGGTGACCAGCCCGGTGGGGGACGGTTGGTCTATCTCGGCAAGACCACCGGCGGCGCCGCGACCGAACGCCACCAGGACCCGATGACCGCACAGGGGCGGGAACACTGGCAGACCGAGATCCATCAGGCCGCGGCCGCGACGCAGGGCCCCGAGTTCGTCGCCCGGGTCAACGACGGTTGCGCCCATTGCCCGGTACGGGCGATGTGCCCGGCGCAGGACACCAGGAGCGACACATGA
- a CDS encoding alpha/beta fold hydrolase: MTDVLCTYCFGPPGPARVLAIHGLTGHGKRWETLFADHLPDVAALAPDLLGHGRSSWDAPWTIDANVAALGALLDAEGGGPVVVAGHSFGGAIALNLAAARPDLVAGLVLLDPAVGLDGRWMREVAEDMYSSPDYTDREEARDEKLHGSWGEVDESELDRELDEHLVDYPGGRVGWRISIPAMLCYWSELTRPAVVPRDGTRTTLVRATHTDPPYAGADLIAALDAGLGDDFTLLEWECDHMVPLARPAETAAVIRDHLG, from the coding sequence GTGACCGACGTGTTGTGCACCTACTGCTTCGGCCCGCCCGGACCCGCCCGCGTGCTGGCGATCCACGGGCTGACCGGACACGGCAAGCGGTGGGAGACGCTGTTCGCCGACCACCTGCCCGACGTCGCGGCGCTGGCACCGGACCTGCTCGGGCACGGCCGGTCGTCGTGGGATGCGCCGTGGACGATCGACGCGAACGTGGCAGCGCTGGGCGCCCTCCTGGACGCCGAGGGCGGCGGCCCGGTGGTGGTGGCGGGGCATTCGTTCGGAGGCGCGATCGCGCTGAACCTCGCTGCGGCACGGCCGGATCTGGTCGCCGGACTGGTGCTGCTCGATCCCGCCGTCGGCCTGGACGGACGCTGGATGCGCGAGGTCGCCGAGGACATGTACAGCTCGCCGGACTACACCGACCGCGAGGAGGCCCGCGACGAGAAGCTGCATGGCTCGTGGGGCGAGGTCGATGAGTCCGAACTCGACCGCGAACTCGACGAACACCTCGTCGACTACCCCGGCGGCCGGGTGGGCTGGCGCATCAGCATCCCCGCGATGCTGTGCTACTGGAGCGAACTGACCCGTCCGGCGGTCGTGCCCCGCGACGGCACCCGCACGACCTTGGTGCGCGCCACCCACACCGATCCGCCGTATGCCGGCGCCGACCTGATCGCCGCGCTCGACGCAGGCCTCGGCGACGATTTCACGCTGCTGGAATGGGAGTGCGACCACATGGTGCCGCTGGCCCGGCCCGCCGAGACCGCAGCGGTGATTCGCGACCACCTCGGCTGA
- a CDS encoding MGMT family protein, translating into MAAITEEQVETVRTLVAAIPPGRVATYGDIAAAAGLSSPRIVAWIMRTDSADLPWHRVIPASGRPAPHLATRQLERLRAEAVLAVDGRIPLREYRHAF; encoded by the coding sequence ATGGCCGCGATCACCGAGGAACAGGTCGAGACGGTACGCACGCTGGTCGCGGCGATCCCGCCGGGGCGTGTCGCGACCTACGGTGACATCGCCGCCGCCGCAGGGCTTTCCAGCCCCCGCATCGTCGCGTGGATCATGCGCACGGACTCCGCGGATCTGCCCTGGCACCGGGTGATCCCGGCGTCGGGCCGTCCCGCGCCGCACCTGGCGACCCGTCAACTCGAACGGCTGCGCGCCGAAGCCGTGTTGGCCGTGGACGGCCGTATTCCGCTGCGGGAGTATCGGCACGCCTTCTGA
- a CDS encoding TIGR02569 family protein — protein MTAERPPQHVLAAFGLSGVQPAPLGSNWEGGWRCGEVVLSMVADHARAAWSAKVRETLFVDGVRLARPVRSTDGRYVVAGWRADTYVAGTPEPRHDEVVSAAVRLHEAMAKLERPRFLTQPPIAPWGDVDVFIAADRAAWEERPLHALPPGARVGPGAADGQKSIELINQLATLRRPTKSPSQLVHGDLYGTVLFAGTAAPGITDITPYWRPPAWAAGVVVVDSLSWGEADDALIERWSALPEWPQMLLRALIFRLAVHALHPRSTAAAFPGLARTASLVRLAL, from the coding sequence GTGACTGCAGAGCGCCCGCCACAGCATGTACTCGCAGCGTTCGGGCTGTCCGGCGTGCAACCCGCACCGTTGGGCTCGAACTGGGAGGGTGGCTGGCGCTGCGGTGAGGTGGTGCTGTCGATGGTCGCCGACCATGCCCGCGCCGCCTGGTCGGCGAAGGTCCGTGAGACGTTGTTCGTCGACGGGGTGCGGCTGGCCCGCCCGGTGCGCTCTACCGACGGCCGGTACGTCGTCGCCGGCTGGCGCGCCGACACCTACGTCGCGGGCACCCCGGAACCCCGCCACGACGAGGTCGTCTCGGCGGCGGTGCGCCTGCACGAGGCGATGGCCAAACTGGAGCGTCCGCGGTTTCTGACCCAACCGCCCATCGCGCCGTGGGGCGACGTCGACGTGTTCATCGCCGCCGACCGCGCGGCGTGGGAGGAACGGCCGCTGCACGCGCTGCCGCCGGGCGCCCGCGTCGGTCCCGGTGCGGCCGACGGCCAGAAGTCGATCGAGCTGATCAACCAGCTCGCCACCCTGCGTCGGCCGACCAAGAGCCCCAGCCAGCTCGTGCACGGGGATCTCTACGGCACAGTGCTTTTCGCGGGCACCGCGGCCCCGGGCATCACCGACATCACCCCGTACTGGCGTCCGCCGGCGTGGGCGGCAGGGGTGGTCGTGGTGGACTCGCTGTCCTGGGGTGAGGCCGACGACGCGCTGATCGAACGCTGGTCGGCGCTACCGGAGTGGCCGCAGATGCTGTTGCGGGCGTTGATCTTCCGGTTGGCGGTGCACGCGCTGCATCCGCGGTCGACGGCCGCGGCGTTCCCGGGTCTGGCGCGTACGGCGTCGCTGGTCCGGTTGGCGCTCTGA
- the moeZ gene encoding adenylyltransferase/sulfurtransferase MoeZ encodes MSTPLPPLVEPAAELTREEVARYSRHLIIPDLGLDGQKRLKNARVLVIGAGGLGSPTLLYLAAAGVGTIGIVEFDVVDESNLQRQIIHGQSDIGRSKAQSAKESVLEVNPLVTVNLHEFRLEPDNAVDLFSQYDLILDGTDNFATRYLVNDAAVLAGKPYVWGSIFRFEGQVSIFWEDAPNGLGLNYRDLYPEPPPPGMVPSCAEGGVLGILCASIASVMGTEAIKLITGIGDPLLGRLMVYDALDMSYRTIKIRKDPSTPKITELIDYEAFCGVVSDAAAEAAAESTITPRELRELMDSGKPLALIDVREPVEWDINHIEGAELIPKGAFESGAALSKLKTDRTPVFYCKTGIRSAEVLAIVKKAGFSDALHVQGGIVAWGKQLEPDMVMY; translated from the coding sequence GTGTCGACACCGTTGCCGCCGCTGGTAGAACCAGCGGCTGAACTCACCCGCGAAGAGGTCGCGCGCTACAGCCGCCACCTGATCATTCCCGATCTCGGTCTGGACGGGCAGAAACGCCTGAAGAACGCGCGCGTCCTCGTCATCGGCGCGGGCGGGCTCGGCTCGCCGACACTGCTCTACCTGGCCGCCGCGGGTGTCGGCACGATCGGCATCGTCGAGTTCGACGTCGTCGACGAATCCAATCTGCAGCGCCAGATCATCCACGGCCAGTCCGACATCGGCAGGTCCAAGGCGCAGAGCGCCAAGGAATCCGTCCTCGAGGTCAATCCGCTGGTCACCGTGAACCTGCACGAGTTCCGGCTCGAACCGGACAACGCCGTCGACCTGTTCAGCCAGTACGACCTGATCCTGGACGGCACGGACAACTTCGCGACGCGCTATCTCGTCAACGACGCGGCCGTGCTGGCGGGCAAGCCGTATGTGTGGGGCTCGATCTTCCGCTTCGAAGGTCAGGTGTCGATCTTCTGGGAGGACGCCCCGAACGGGCTGGGCCTGAACTACCGCGACCTCTACCCGGAGCCGCCGCCACCGGGGATGGTCCCGTCGTGCGCCGAGGGCGGCGTGCTCGGCATCCTGTGCGCGTCGATCGCGTCGGTCATGGGCACCGAGGCGATCAAGCTCATCACCGGTATCGGCGATCCGCTGCTGGGCCGGCTCATGGTCTACGACGCCCTCGACATGAGCTACCGGACCATCAAGATCCGCAAGGACCCGTCGACGCCGAAGATCACCGAGCTGATCGACTACGAGGCGTTCTGCGGTGTGGTCTCCGACGCCGCCGCCGAGGCCGCTGCCGAATCCACCATCACGCCGCGCGAGCTGCGCGAGCTGATGGACTCCGGTAAACCGTTGGCGCTGATCGATGTCCGGGAACCCGTCGAGTGGGACATCAACCACATCGAGGGCGCGGAGTTGATCCCGAAGGGTGCCTTCGAATCCGGTGCGGCGCTGTCGAAGCTGAAGACCGACCGCACCCCGGTGTTCTACTGCAAGACCGGCATCCGCTCGGCCGAGGTGCTGGCCATCGTCAAGAAGGCCGGATTCTCCGACGCGCTGCACGTGCAGGGCGGGATCGTGGCCTGGGGCAAACAACTCGAACCCGACATGGTGATGTACTAA
- a CDS encoding DUF3152 domain-containing protein, with translation MGPERHGGGRVPVLRDEWREPLRAQRDPLAEQPGRVRSNRDEHKRWRKQTWIGRFVSTYGWRAYALPFLVLLTAVVIYQTITGTSAPQALEEEGPVQGPPTIGVPSTSIVGAPPKGLTQFDANLPTGILPQGGPFTEAGARTWHIVPGALPQVGQGTTKVFTYTVEVEDGVDTTSFGGDEGFARMVSETLANPKSWTHNPQFAFTRVDGASGVEPDFRVSLTSPMTIRDGCGYDIQLEASCYNPAFDGQPRVFINEARWVRGAVPFQGDIGSYRQYVINHEVGHAIGYQRHEQCAENGALAPIMMQQTFSTNNTDAARFDPGTVTPDNLTCRFNPWPYPIA, from the coding sequence ATGGGTCCAGAGCGTCACGGGGGCGGTCGCGTGCCGGTGCTGCGCGACGAGTGGCGCGAGCCACTGCGCGCCCAGCGCGATCCCCTGGCCGAACAGCCGGGCCGGGTCCGGTCCAACCGTGACGAGCACAAGCGCTGGCGCAAGCAGACCTGGATCGGCCGGTTCGTCTCCACCTACGGCTGGCGGGCCTATGCGCTGCCGTTTCTGGTGCTCCTGACCGCGGTCGTGATCTACCAGACCATCACCGGAACCAGTGCGCCGCAGGCGCTCGAAGAGGAAGGCCCGGTGCAGGGACCGCCGACGATCGGCGTGCCGAGCACCTCCATCGTCGGCGCCCCGCCGAAGGGGCTGACCCAATTCGACGCGAATCTGCCCACCGGAATCCTGCCGCAGGGTGGCCCGTTCACCGAGGCCGGCGCCCGCACCTGGCATATCGTGCCGGGCGCGCTGCCCCAGGTCGGCCAGGGCACCACGAAGGTCTTCACCTACACCGTCGAGGTCGAGGACGGAGTGGACACCACCAGCTTCGGTGGCGACGAGGGCTTCGCCCGCATGGTCAGCGAGACGCTGGCAAATCCGAAGAGCTGGACGCACAATCCGCAGTTCGCGTTCACCCGTGTCGACGGCGCCTCCGGGGTGGAGCCCGACTTCCGGGTCTCGCTGACCTCCCCGATGACGATCCGCGACGGCTGCGGCTACGACATCCAGCTCGAGGCGTCCTGCTACAACCCCGCCTTCGACGGCCAGCCGCGGGTGTTCATCAACGAGGCGCGCTGGGTGCGCGGCGCGGTGCCGTTCCAGGGCGACATCGGGTCCTACCGGCAGTACGTGATCAACCATGAGGTCGGTCACGCGATCGGTTACCAACGACACGAGCAGTGCGCCGAGAACGGGGCGCTGGCGCCGATCATGATGCAGCAGACGTTCTCGACCAACAACACCGACGCGGCCCGCTTCGACCCGGGCACGGTCACCCCGGACAACCTGACCTGCCGCTTCAACCCCTGGCCGTACCCGATCGCCTGA
- a CDS encoding TetR/AcrR family transcriptional regulator, with protein MSELAKTAPRRGGQPANGTGAPTVARRGNRLPRDERRGQLLAAASEVFVDRGYHAAGMDEIAERAGVSKPVLYQHFSSKVELYLAVLQRHVDNLVSGVRQALRTTTDNRQRVRAAVQAFFDFIDHDSQGYRLIFENDYVTEPQVAAQVKVATESCTDAVFDLISHDSGLEPHRARMIAVGLVSISVDSARYWLNNDRPIDKDDAVEGTVQFIWGGLSHVPLTRS; from the coding sequence ATGAGCGAACTCGCCAAGACGGCGCCGCGGCGAGGGGGCCAGCCGGCAAACGGCACCGGTGCCCCGACCGTTGCCCGGCGTGGCAACCGTCTGCCGCGCGATGAGCGCCGGGGTCAACTACTGGCCGCGGCCAGCGAGGTGTTCGTCGACCGCGGCTATCACGCCGCCGGAATGGACGAAATCGCCGAACGCGCCGGGGTGAGCAAGCCCGTTCTCTACCAACACTTCTCGTCGAAGGTGGAGCTCTACCTGGCGGTACTACAGCGGCACGTCGACAACCTTGTCTCGGGCGTCCGGCAGGCGTTGCGCACCACCACCGACAACCGTCAGCGGGTGCGCGCGGCGGTGCAGGCGTTCTTCGACTTCATCGACCACGACAGCCAGGGCTACCGGCTGATCTTCGAGAACGACTACGTCACCGAACCGCAGGTCGCGGCCCAGGTGAAGGTCGCCACCGAGTCGTGCACCGACGCGGTGTTCGACCTGATCAGCCACGACTCCGGTCTCGAACCCCACCGGGCCCGCATGATCGCGGTCGGGCTGGTGAGCATCAGCGTCGACTCGGCGCGCTATTGGCTCAACAACGACCGCCCGATCGACAAGGACGACGCCGTCGAGGGCACCGTGCAGTTCATCTGGGGCGGGCTGTCCCACGTCCCGCTGACGCGGTCCTAG